In Primulina eburnea isolate SZY01 unplaced genomic scaffold, ASM2296580v1 ctg625_ERROPOS2042916+, whole genome shotgun sequence, the genomic stretch CGCTGCCATCTTAACCACAAAAGGATTTGTTATAGCCATTTATGTCTGCTAATCTGTCAAGGAAGTGGGAGATTACTCAGTTGCCTGTTTCTTTAGGCTTCAAAAGcacttaattaataaatatgccgaagaaaaaatatattgaTCAGTAGTCCTTTAGTACAACGCAAGAGTAATTCCATAATCATAAAGTTTTTTTCAACCACACTTACCAAaaaatttcaatatatatacCTTAATCTAATCTATAGTGTGAGTATCTTCCATATTATCAACTAACACCATAATAATCTTTTCCCAAGTCACACCGTTCCACTGGTCAGTTATCAACAGAAACACACAGTAGAGGCTCTCTCGAACTTCTAAGACAGTCTAAAATTGCACTCGTGAAGCCTATATGCTTCACGACGAAATTCAATAACCACCAAGATATTGCATGTTCCGTTCCAAATGCAACCTAAAGCTGTTTATTTTAGAGAACATTAAACTCACTTGAACAAACTCAGCAAATATACAGAGTAAATGACTGATTGATCATTCATCCCTTCATACACAAGTTATTCTACACCATCATAAAGAACCTATCAAATATTAACTTGAGGTTCCCAAATAAAGCCAATCCTTAATCTCTAGCACTTGCCCAGAAACTCGTTAATATAAAACCCATTTAACATTTTTGACCTACACCATTGCCTACAACCAGGAAATTATGAACTCATTTAGAGTAAGCACACGAACAAAATCTCAAAAACCAACCTCAATGAATCACCACCAAAAACACATTTTCCTCACATGGGCACAATGCAAAACAGATTACATAAATCATTCTAATAACCACCATTACCAAGTTGGAAATCAAAAGCATCAATCTTGGATACCACTATTCAAGATTCTACATCTCACAGCCAAACACATTCATCTCACAGCCGAACACATAGATGCATTCCTATCTCTACATCAAAGTCGCGGAATTAAGAAGATAAAGGGTCTTAAACTGGTCTTAAATCAataaaaatcaaatcttttttGGATCTAGGCATGACAAATAAGTAAAATAAGAGTGAATAACAAGCATACCAGCACAAGATTTGATAGTGTGAATCTTGAGAAGCAAAACAAGGACACTTGCCAGATGGGTCAAGTCTCCTGCTAGCCTAAATATATTCATCTTTTCTCACCCTCGTCTCCTTCCTCACTTTTGTGCAAATCAACCAAAGAACTAAAATTTTCTCTAAGCCCACAGATCTGTCCAGAATTCCCTTTCTATACAGATATATCTATTTCTGGGTTGATCCAAACAACGAACACGGAATGAGAATTGATTGTTAATCTTGCACTCACTGTATTTTCTGCTTCCGTTTAATTCCTCGTCATGGCGAATGAAAGAACACTGATGGTTACGGTAAGAAAACGAGGACAAGCTAAACAATAACACGTGTGGGGACTCGGGCAAAACGTGTCTCCCCGATCGTATGGAAGCTTAATTGGGTTTTACTTTCCCCCAAAAAAATGGTGTGTTGgttttctgaattctgattttgGAATATATGGGCAGAAAAGTCgatcaaatataaaaatattacatttttctccaaaattttattctaaaatggcaaaaacttgtgtgagacgtctcacggggtcgtattttgtgaaacagatctttatttgaataatctataaaaaaaatattattttttatgctaagagtattactttttatgctgaaTATGGacatggttgacccgtctcacagattgagatccgtgagacggtctcacatgagatctacTCTTCTAAAAATAGAGCTGAAatcatcatttaaaatatatatattttttggaaAATATACCAAACAGTTAATAAATGTTCCTAAAATCATCATTGATTAAGAGttagtctcatatgagaccgtctcacgggtcataatctgtgagacgggtcaaccatacccatattcacaataaaaagtaatactcttagcataaaaagtaatactttttcatggtgacccaaataagatatccatctcacaaatacgtCCGTagaaccgtctcacacaagtttttaccattgATTAATTGTCTTGAAAGCACAAAACAATATTCCcaaaacaaaatttaatgaattaAGTAGGATATGACTGTAACATAAATATTTCGAAATACATCCTTGATTAAATACAtcgatttaaatatataatatctcaAGTCAGCATTGATTATAGGTCTCGATTTAAGTTATTCAAGAACAATTACCAAAATATATTACTTACAAAATCAATCATCCAAAATACacacaaaattatttaaatatcacAATCAACCTTGATTAAATatcttaaattttaataatattatatacgaaatataatatttatatcgCACGTGTGAAATACTacactaataataataacagtATTTgtagaaataataataatattattatagaaTCATCAATAATAACATCATATTTCTAATTTTTATTATGATTAATATGTTAATTAAAATAATCTCCAAAGCAATTAGATCTCTAAGTGAAAATGTAGTTTAATtcttttatttaagtttaaatctgATTAAAAATGTTGAAAACTAgatttctcaattttatttaaaattattggaTAATTATCAAGGGACACTGCAAATTTGGTTACATATgtttatttttcttgattttggtTTTATATATTATCGAATTTCAGTTCAGTATGttatctttaaatttttttgttacaGACTTATGCATTTTCCACATATTATATCTTTGTCACTTACATGAAAAAACaactaaaattgtaaaaatttgatatacacataattgaaaattttatataCGAGAAAAACATATCGAATCAAAGTTACGAAGTCTCTCCCAAAGAAAAATGAACTGAAAACTGCAGAAATTGTGccaacataaataataataaatggaAAAGGGAGAAGGTTAcagttttattgttttcaacACTTTAAAAGAACATGTTTATGAGCTGATTGTGCCTAAAAAAATGTGTGCTAACTATTGAGTAATCAATCATATATATGATTGTATACTCGCTCAGGTCTCTCAGTCTCTCAATATAGAACACCAACAAGCCAGATCATATTGTAATAATTTCGAAGCCCAGCTCGAAAACCTCTTCGTTTTCCCAGATGCTTGGAGAGTAGCTTGTCGCACCCGAAAAATGGCAATAGGGACGTTCTGTGACTATAAAAAGTATAGTTGAGCTGATGAAAGCTGGAGGGTTTTCCCTCCCAAAGGGCGCTACGCGGAAACCATGACAAACAATACAACAAAACACGAGTATTCTCAAGTTCCTTCATAGAACAAAATGTAGGCGTCGCAGCTAAGAACTTCTTCCAATGAAACTTGACGAACGTGAGTATCACTGGCATAATACCAAATGGTGCTATCTCCTTGGCCTCCTCTCACGTATGCCACATAATGGCCACTCCTCATACTTCCACTGTGCTCGACTGCTCCAAGGAGACGGTAAGTGTGCTTTTCTCCATTGGTGCACCTACAGATATAATTTGAAGAGCACAAGAAGAGATCGTCGAAATTTTATGCAAAGAAATGTAACAGTATCAGCCACTTGAAGGCCGGCACATGACAAATTCTATCATGAAGGCAAGATTCTGAGGTCGTAGAATGTAAGGATTTTCTCAACAAGATAGGCGTAACATCGAATAATAACAAGGtacaaaaaataatatcaatttGACATGTGTGTGAATTGACTTCGGGAAAGTATTCTACATACAATACACTTGCTTAATCAGTTTCACGATATACCTCTTCGCATGTGTCTATAATTGATAATTTGGTTGACAATCAAGTAACCATACATGTGATCAAGTGAATTAAACATAGGGAACACAAATGAAAATGTAATTTAATTGAATTCAACACAGAAAGCACAATATGAATACGAAAGtattttgaaatttgcatgTTTTATACCATAAGAATTTCTCCTCAGTCCCCACAATACACAATCAACTCAAACAAATTTCACAAACATTCATGTTGCATGAGAAATTTTTTATCGAAACAAATTGAGGTTCTTTTTTATGTTTCCAGGTTAACTGAAACAGTACAATGGTGTTAGAACCCGTTTTATAATCTCCTTCATGAACCAATTATCTTTGAGTCATAAGTCATGAAATAATGGTGTTCATGCCTGAAAGTAAGATATTACTACTTTTCACATCCATAAACTTCAAACCAGTATTGAGAAGAAAAAAATCAGATAAATGCGTAGCTAGTTCGATAgcaaattaatttttgaagaGCACTGTGCGATTCAAAAGAAATCTCAAACAATATTTTTTGGGACAATCAATgcgaaaaaatacaaaaaacatataaatatcTTAATTTCAATACGAGTCCAGGTACATGGTGCCTTCATCTTCAAATATATATGGTAACATAAATTGCATCGAGTTCCCATTCATGGTATTGAGTAACGCATCAAGTTCACATTCATGGTATTGAGTAATGATGACTCGCATTGTGGGGGTTGAAAACcacacaaaaataacaaaaaaatgtcTGCGTGGTTAGATTCAAACTCTCGCAGTAATCTAGCCTTCTGATGATTGACAATTAAAAGGTTCAACTTTCGCAACCAGAGTTTGCCCAATGCCACCAAAATGGTTAAATAACATCAAATATCTCTAATACCATAGTTCACCAAATTATACAAGTCGAAGAAAAATATACCTGGGATTCAGATATGGATTAAGATCAATTGTCTCTCTGAAATTCACATGCCCGTTTAATTTACTCAAGCGACCTCGAGAATCTTGGCTGAATCTCTTTAAATGGACTGTCAACACAGAAGGAGCCTTGTTGATTAGTACACTCTTAGTCGCGTCCCTCTTTACTTTCAAACTCTTCGAGTCCACCTCCTCCCCCTCACTCACTTCTGATTCACATTTTCCAGGCAATAAATCAGTTTCAGTAAGCCCAACACTATCAGCATCACGTTTACCACAGCATGAATCAAGAATTTGACTATTTAAACTCGAACTTTCTGACAGACCATGACACAAATTTGGCATCATGGACACGTGGTTTTCTGATTGACAAGCTATCATATTCATCTTGGTTTCCTGATGGTTGCTACGCATGCTATTGCCCATATCACGCGTCTCCTGATTGTGAGGCAACAACCCGCCATCAGAACCATCAAATCCATCTTTTTCCAATATCCCATTGATCTCAACTTCATGGAGATTATTGTCGCAGCACTTCAAtggaccatttggattgatatcaTCACTACCATTTGGCACTATTTTGGCTTTAAGCTTTCGCAATTTCCTCCTTGTTCCTTGTTGCAAAACTTTTGCGCAATTATCACATTGCCAAGCATGCTCATCCTTGAAAAGATGCTCAGGCTTTGTAAAAAAGGCCAAACAACTCTCAACCGACACGGGAGCATCAGAATTATCAACCTCACCAGGATCAGAATCACTACTATTTCCCACTACTCCATTCTTAACAGCATCAGTTGCCTCACAAGCACGATATGAGGGCCCAAGCTCCAAGGTAACTTCAGGTTCATTGAATAAGTCTCCAAAGCCATCAAATTCTTGAGAACCTTGTGCATCACCGACCACTTCTGACGATATCTCAATTTCTTCACCCAATAACTCAAAGCTAGTTGAAACATCTTTGTAAGGAAGCAAAATAACTTCAGATTCCTTAACCTGTGATGGGTTTTCATTGTCCTCGCCAGAAGAGCACACATCAATAGTTGAATCATTAAAACAGACTTGACTGCATAATTCTGAGCTATGACCTATTACAGCATTGAGCTGGACCACTTCCTTGGTCAAAGAATGGTCAGCAGAGAGCTTCTCATCAGATTGAGAAATTTCATTTCGCTTCACCACATATTGTGAAGATGCATCTTGTTGGCGGGTTGATATACCTTGTTCAAGAGGATCAAACTGACAGGAACTATCCAAGGGCATTGTCGAAACAGCACATTCACATTCCAAATTACTCCCAATCCTAGAGTCTAAAGTATTGGGTAATGAGACATGATTCTGAAAGACATTATTATCTGCAGAGCCCTGGTCTGCTGACATTTCAAAAGTTTCTGAGGCACCATCACAGTCATTTGACACTTGATTTGGCTCAAGGTAATCCAACCATGTCAAAACATCCAATGAGACTGACTGCTCTCcaacattattaattttgggATGGTTTTTTGCTTCTTGACCATCTGAAAGATCTTGCTGTGCTAAACCCATATCAAGAGCAGTAGTATTTAAATCAATGGACATTGACAATGCAGAATCACCTGGAAGCTCTGCAGGCTGTAATCTAGGATGCACTTCACTGAAAGAGTCAACAAAAGTTGATTGATCAGAAACACTTTCTGCTGGAAGAATAGGTGCATCTCTGTTAACTTTGGAGCGAGTCCTCCCACCTTGCTTTGGAGGCGGTTTGATCTTCTTGCCCCGGGTGACAGGTTGTGCCCGCTTGGGTGAAGGTTGCTTAGTAGGAATTGGCAATGAGAGGTCCAAAAAGGGTTCGTAAATTGTTGAAGAGTGCCCACATTCCAAACAACTAACAGTGCTTGAAAGCTGTCCGCCAAAGATGGCATCTACAAATGTCGGCTTTTCTATAGAAGTTGTCCCATCAGCCAACGAAGATTTGACTTGCTTACTAGCACTCATCTCTTCAGTACGCAAACCATCAAGCAAACATCTAAGTAACTCATGGCTATCATGTTGCTGATATCCCCTAAACTGAGGAGCCTTGCTACATAGACTACCAAATAAAGATTTTGGATTTATCACACCTTTTAAACCAGCTTCAGCCCTCGTTTCCAAGAAAAGCTTTCTCAGAGAAGCACTAAGTGGACCAACAGACTCATCAAACTTAAATAGGTAATCCCGCAACTGATTTATTGCTAATAAATTCTGCATTATCGAATTAAAGAAACAGGTATTTCCCAAATTAATTAAACCTTTTACTGAATAGCCAACACTTTCATCTGCCATGTTGGATACAGAGTAGTCCGATTTCATTGCACTAGTTTCACTCCCACTTCCAAACCAGACATCCTCCACGTTTATAGCAGACCCTTCACTTGGTTGAGCTTTCAGCATTTTAGTAACCTCCTGTATGACATTCTTGCGATCATCCATGTCTTCCTgctttccaaaagtaactaattTACCGCAAGGGAAACACCATAACAGTTGAAGATTTTCAAAATGTATGGCCAACGGATGATGATTCTGTTTTGCATGCCGAACAGCATGGCTGTGAGGCGTGGTTGGTAATCCAATGCCTCCGCAAGAGAAATGCCCACATCCCAAACAAATCCAAATTGCTTTCGACtgtgattttgaattaattcctCCTTTTTTCCCTGGTTTGTTTTTTCCTTTACTTGCTCGTCTATCCAAGGCACTTCCTCTACAATCTTCACATGTGAAATGCCCTGATGGATCGAGTTTGGCAGAAAGTTTGTCCAAATCAATCCCTCTATCAATATGAGAACATACTCCTCTTTCTTTAACAACTGCAACTCCATCATTGTCAGGAGCTTCAGCATTGATACCGCATTGTTCGGGTTTTATTTTGGGAGAAGGTGCAGGGACACGCTTGCATTGATCGGGATGTATTTTAGAAGAAGGTGCGGGGACACGCTTCTCTTTATGAacggttcttggtttcttcTTAACCTTCTTCGCCATTATTACCTAACACATATccaagaaaacaaaaaataataaacacAAACTAAAATAAGCAAACGAAAACATATCACATATAATTTAAAACACCAACAAACCCatatatataaaacattgaTAGATATAAACTTGCTAACAAGAAATCATAGTGGCTGAAACAAACCGAATCAGGACTTATAGCTCTGCCAAAAATCGCAAACAAGATAATACATAACCagaaaaaaaaatcaccaaGAAAAATCAATCAAATTAATCGGACATAATAACAGGCTAAAACACTTATGGCAAAAGAATAATCATGAACTGAATCATCAATCTACGACTGCACAAGAGCCAAACTATCCAAGAAGTCCAAACGGCAAAATCAACAAGTAAACAAATAATCAAGATTCCTCTTCctatcaatcaatccaataattAAGCTCATCATCTAACATTCCCAGATAAAATTTTCAATCACAATCCATCACATTTAATAAAGAAAACAGAGGTAaagctgaaaaaaaaaaataaacggcGCAAGAACCAGCCTGAAGTTGTAAAGCAAAATAATTTCTCGATTATCTTCGATGTGAAGTAAGAAAATTTAAGGAAAAATAAAGCCCAGATGTCAGAAGTTTAAGATCTATGCCCAAaacaattattaattatttttgtaaaaaaatactGTTCTATGTATTTTAAAGGGTTTTTGGGTAACCCCTTTTCTCTCGCTCTGACGCTAGAATGGGAGTGTGTGACAGAGCGACGGTAAGGAAAGAGAGGCTATATGGAAGGTAAAAAGCAGCAGTAGAAATTATAAATACTCTGTGATTATTTTTGGATCAGATTATACGAccatattaataaatatttttatacataGTCAACGGTCCAAAATCCATTACATAACGATGAaacatttatatattatataaatgtcATTATTTTAAATACGAAAGATAAATGAAACTAAACGAGAATCAATTTTAAGTGTATATCGACTATAATCATATCTGGATTCACTCAAGAAACGAGCCCATGAAAAGACGGGCCGAATTCCATTATATAATGGTGAAACATTTGGAGTGTAATATAAATGTCATTATTTTAAATGCGAAAGAGAGATGAAACTAAACGAGAATTGATTTTAAGTGTGTATCGACCATATTCATATCTGGATTCACTCGGAAAACGAGCCAATGAAAAAACCATTATATCCTTAGATCAGTGCAAGACCGAGTCTGCGcgtctttaaaaaaaatgaatattaCTATTTAATTTCAAAAGTTTATGATTGTGAGGGTATCAAAAGAGTGTTTGCAAactctaaaaaaatattataaatgttgtcatattaaatttgtgaagaaaaatcgATAATCACTTTTCTTAGAAGTTGCGAACACTCTTTCAACTACCATAAGCAACTATAAATCTATTTATTTTCAATAAACTAGTGTATGCAATATTCAATATGTTTTGCACTGATATTCATCATTcccaaaatatttaaaagatgaTGACATATATTTCTCTtattaaatcttgaaattgcTGATAAATTCTCATAAGAAAGTATATATATGTGATACATCTTatcccacatcttaaaaattaaagatttaaaatgagtttataatggacTACAATGGACTTATATAGCAACTTggattaatcattt encodes the following:
- the LOC140821533 gene encoding ubiquitin carboxyl-terminal hydrolase 2-like isoform X1; translated protein: MAKKVKKKPRTVHKEKRVPAPSSKIHPDQCKRVPAPSPKIKPEQCGINAEAPDNDGVAVVKERGVCSHIDRGIDLDKLSAKLDPSGHFTCEDCRGSALDRRASKGKNKPGKKGGINSKSQSKAIWICLGCGHFSCGGIGLPTTPHSHAVRHAKQNHHPLAIHFENLQLLWCFPCGKLVTFGKQEDMDDRKNVIQEVTKMLKAQPSEGSAINVEDVWFGSGSETSAMKSDYSVSNMADESVGYSVKGLINLGNTCFFNSIMQNLLAINQLRDYLFKFDESVGPLSASLRKLFLETRAEAGLKGVINPKSLFGSLCSKAPQFRGYQQHDSHELLRCLLDGLRTEEMSASKQVKSSLADGTTSIEKPTFVDAIFGGQLSSTVSCLECGHSSTIYEPFLDLSLPIPTKQPSPKRAQPVTRGKKIKPPPKQGGRTRSKVNRDAPILPAESVSDQSTFVDSFSEVHPRLQPAELPGDSALSMSIDLNTTALDMGLAQQDLSDGQEAKNHPKINNVGEQSVSLDVLTWLDYLEPNQVSNDCDGASETFEMSADQGSADNNVFQNHVSLPNTLDSRIGSNLECECAVSTMPLDSSCQFDPLEQGISTRQQDASSQYVVKRNEISQSDEKLSADHSLTKEVVQLNAVIGHSSELCSQVCFNDSTIDVCSSGEDNENPSQVKESEVILLPYKDVSTSFELLGEEIEISSEVVGDAQGSQEFDGFGDLFNEPEVTLELGPSYRACEATDAVKNGVVGNSSDSDPGEVDNSDAPVSVESCLAFFTKPEHLFKDEHAWQCDNCAKVLQQGTRRKLRKLKAKIVPNGSDDINPNGPLKCCDNNLHEVEINGILEKDGFDGSDGGLLPHNQETRDMGNSMRSNHQETKMNMIACQSENHVSMMPNLCHGLSESSSLNSQILDSCCGKRDADSVGLTETDLLPGKCESEVSEGEEVDSKSLKVKRDATKSVLINKAPSVLTVHLKRFSQDSRGRLSKLNGHVNFRETIDLNPYLNPRCTNGEKHTYRLLGAVEHSGSMRSGHYVAYVRGGQGDSTIWYYASDTHVRQVSLEEVLSCDAYILFYEGT
- the LOC140821533 gene encoding ubiquitin carboxyl-terminal hydrolase 2-like isoform X2, with product MAKKVKKKPRTVHKEKRVPAPSSKIHPDQCKRVPAPSPKIKPEQCGINAEAPDNDGVAVVKERGVCSHIDRGIDLDKLSAKLDPSGHFTCEDCRGSALDRRASKGKNKPGKKGGINSKSQSKAIWICLGCGHFSCGGIGLPTTPHSHAVRHAKQNHHPLAIHFENLQLLWCFPCGKLVTFGKQEDMDDRKNVIQEVTKMLKAQPSEGSAINVEDVWFGSGSETSAMKSDYSVSNMADESVGYSVKGLINLGNTCFFNSIMQNLLAINQLRDYLFKFDESVGPLSASLRKLFLETRAEAGLKGVINPKSLFGSLCSKAPQFRGYQQHDSHELLRCLLDGLRTEEMSASKQVKSSLADGTTSIEKPTFVDAIFGGQLSSTVSCLECGHSSTIYEPFLDLSLPIPTKQPSPKRAQPVTRGKKIKPPPKQGGRTRSKVNRDAPILPAESVSDQSTFVDSFSEVHPRLQPAELPDGQEAKNHPKINNVGEQSVSLDVLTWLDYLEPNQVSNDCDGASETFEMSADQGSADNNVFQNHVSLPNTLDSRIGSNLECECAVSTMPLDSSCQFDPLEQGISTRQQDASSQYVVKRNEISQSDEKLSADHSLTKEVVQLNAVIGHSSELCSQVCFNDSTIDVCSSGEDNENPSQVKESEVILLPYKDVSTSFELLGEEIEISSEVVGDAQGSQEFDGFGDLFNEPEVTLELGPSYRACEATDAVKNGVVGNSSDSDPGEVDNSDAPVSVESCLAFFTKPEHLFKDEHAWQCDNCAKVLQQGTRRKLRKLKAKIVPNGSDDINPNGPLKCCDNNLHEVEINGILEKDGFDGSDGGLLPHNQETRDMGNSMRSNHQETKMNMIACQSENHVSMMPNLCHGLSESSSLNSQILDSCCGKRDADSVGLTETDLLPGKCESEVSEGEEVDSKSLKVKRDATKSVLINKAPSVLTVHLKRFSQDSRGRLSKLNGHVNFRETIDLNPYLNPRCTNGEKHTYRLLGAVEHSGSMRSGHYVAYVRGGQGDSTIWYYASDTHVRQVSLEEVLSCDAYILFYEGT